One stretch of Glycine soja cultivar W05 chromosome 7, ASM419377v2, whole genome shotgun sequence DNA includes these proteins:
- the LOC114418239 gene encoding probable inactive purple acid phosphatase 29, translating to MILSKRNVFGTKGKMGIDFMILVLTLSWFCLTTICVSATKQAYPPTPQPNQNLRFDQNGEFKILQVADMHYANGKTTHCLNVLPSQNFSCSDLNTTIFLNRMIKAEKPNLIVFTGDNIFAFDSSDSAKSLDAAFAPAIASNIPWVAVLGNHDQEGTLSRSGVMNHIVGMKNTLSKFNPPEVHSIDGFGNYNLEVGGVEGTDFENKSVLNLYFLDSGDYSQVSTILGYDWIKPSQQLWFQRTSAELRKAYISKPVPQKHAAPGLAYFHIPLPEYASLDSSNMTGVKLEPAGNGISSPSVNSGFFTTLLAAGDVKAVFTGHDHLNDFCGNLMNIQLCYAGGFGYHAYGKAGWSRRARVVVASLEKTEKGSWGDVKSIKTWKRLDDQHLTGIDGEVLWSKSTGGNQG from the exons ATGATCTTAAGTAAAAGAAATGTTTTTGGCACCAAGGGAAAAatgggtatagatttcatgatTTTGGTGTTAACATTGTCATGGTTTTGTCTGACTACTATATGCGTCTCAGCTACAAAACAAGCATACCCACCAACACCACAACCGAACCAGAACCTAAGGTTTGACCAAAATGGAGAATTCAAGATATTGCAGGTGGCAGATATGCACTATGCAAATGGCAAGACCACGCATTGCTTGAATGTGCTCCCTTCCCAGAATTTTTCTTGCTCTGACCTCAACACCACTATCTTTCTTAACAGAATGATCAAAGCGGAGAAACCCAATCTTATTGTCTTCACTG GAGATAATATCTTTGCGTTTGATTCCTCGGATTCAGCTAAATCATTGGATGCTGCATTTGCTCCAGCAATTGCATCAAACATTCCTTGGGTAGCTGTTTTGGGCAACCATGACCAGGAAGGAACCCTCTCTAGGTCAGGGGTGATGAATCATATCGTTGGGATGAAAAACACCTTATCTAAATTCAATCCTCCGGAAGTACATAGCATTGATGGTTTTGGGAACTATAACTTGGAGGTTGGAGGAGTTGAAGGcactgattttgaaaataaatcagTGCTCAACCTGTACTTTCTTGATAGTGGAGATTATTCCCAAGTTTCTACAATTCTTGGTTATGATTGGATCAAGCCCTCCCAGCAACTTTGGTTCCAACGAACATCTGCAGAACTTAGG AAAGCATACATAAGTAAACCAGTACCTCAGAAACATGCTGCTCCTGGTCTTGCATATTTCCACATCCCTCTACCAGAATATGCTAGTTTGGACTCATCAAACATGACAGGTGTGAAACTGGAACCGGCTGGCAATGGCATTAGCTCTCCTTCTGTGAACTCTGGCTTCTTCACAACCTTGCTTGCAGCAGGAGATGTGAAGGCAGTTTTCACTGGCCATGATCACCTCAATGACTTCTGTGGCAATCTAATGAATATACAACTTTGTTATGCTGGGGGATTCGGATACCATGCATATGGAAAGGCAGGGTGGTCTAGGAGAGCAAGAGTGGTGGTGGCTAGCTTGGAGAAAACGGAGAAAGGAAGCTGGGGAGATGTCAAGTCAATTAAAACATGGAAACGCCTTGATGATCAACATCTTACTGGAATTGATGGTGAGGTCCTGTGGAGCAAGAGCACTGGTG GTAACCAAGGATAA
- the LOC114418240 gene encoding chlorophyll a-b binding protein, chloroplastic: MASSCASSAIAAVAISTPSSQKNGSLLGSTKASFLSGRKLKVNSFTAPVGARSSTTVCAVAEPDRPLWFPGSTPPPWLDGSLPGDFGFDPLGLGSDPESLRWNVQAELVHCRWAMLGAAGIFIPEFLTKIGILNTPSWYTAGELEYFTDTTTLFVVELFFIGWAEGRRWADIIKPGCVNTDPIFPNNKLTGTDVGYPGGLWFDPLGWGSGSPEKIKELRTKEIKNGRLAMLAVMGAWFQHIYTGTGPIDNLFAHLADPGHATIFAAFTPK; this comes from the exons ATGGCTTCCTCGTGTGCTTCCTCTGCCATTGCAGCTGTTGCCATCTCCACACCAAG TTCCCAGAAGAATGGATCACTCTTGGGAAGCACAAAAGCTTCTTTTCTTAGTGGGAGGAAACTGAAGGTGAACAGTTTTACAGCACCAGTTGGAGCACGATCCAGCACTACAGTGTGTGCAGTTGCTGAGCCTGATAGGCCTCTGTGGTTCCCAGGCAGCACCCCTCCTCCGTGGCTAGATGGCAGTTTGCCAGGAGATTTTGGCTTTGATCCCCTAGGTCTTG GATCTGATCCTGAGAGCCTGAGATGGAATGTCCAAGCAGAGCTTGTGCACTGCAGATGGGCCATGTTGGGAGCTGCTGGCATTTTCATCCCAGAATTCCTCACAAAGATTGGTATCCTGAACACCCCTTCATGGTACACTGCTGGAGAGTTGGAGTACTTCACAGACACTACCACACTCTTCGTAGTTGAGCTCTTTTTCATTGGTTGGGCCGAGGGTAGAAGGTGGGCTGATATCATCAAGCCAGGCTGTGTCAACACTGACCCTATCTTTCCCAACAACAAGCTCACAGGAACTGATGTTGGGTACCCAGGTGGGCTTTGGTTTGATCCACTTGGCTGGGGAAGTGGTTCTCCTGAGAAGATCAAGGAGTTGAGAACAAAGGAGATCAAGAATGGGAGGTTGGCCATGTTGGCTGTGATGGGGGCATGGTTCCAGCACATTTACACTGGCACTGGTCCTATTGACAACCTCTTTGCTCACCTTGCAGATCCTGGTCATGCTACTATTTTTGCT GCTTTCACTCCCAAGTGA
- the LOC114418241 gene encoding ribosome production factor 1-like gives MGGKRKKSDDDDDVEAEAEASGWKKKTRTTSEREKEKKEPLRPSMIKNKEKRSELHAKLKHQKKLEKRAKAKARDAALKKALELGEEPPEKKVPRTIENTRELDETVCKPDDEELFAGNDADEFGPILNQQQTPKILITTCRFHSTRGPAFISELLSVIPNAHYFKRGTYDLKKIVEYAKKKDFTSIIVVHTNRREPDALLIIGVPDGPTAHFKLSKLVLRKDIKNHGNPTGHKPELVLNNFTTRLGHRVGRLIQSLFPQDPEFKGRRVVTFHNQRDFIFFRHHRYIFETKEVKKAESKGKKDKDGESENVPEQKTIARLQECGPRFTLKLISLQHGTFDTKGGEYEWVHKPEMDTSRRRFFL, from the exons ATGGGaggaaagaggaagaagagcgatgatgatgatgacgtgGAAGCAGAAGCAGAAGCTTCAGGTTGGAAGAAGAAAACGAGAACGACGTCggagagagagaaggagaagaaggagcCATTGCGTCCTTCGATGATAAAGAACAAGGAGAAGCGATCGGAGCTGCACGCGAAACTGAAGCACCAGAAGAAGCTCGAGAAGCGCGCCAAGGCCAAGGCTCGGGACGCTGCTCTCAAGAAAGCTCTCGAGCTCGGCGAGGAG CCTCCAGAGAAGAAGGTCCCTCGCACTATCGAGAACACGAGGGAACTCGACGAGACCGTTTGCAAGCCCGATGACGAAGAG TTATTTGCTGGAAATGATGCTGATGAATTTGGTCCAATTTTGAATCAGCAACAAACTCCCAAGATATTAATCACCACTTGCCGCTTCCATTCTACT AGGGGACCTGCTTTTATATCAGAGTTGCTTTCAGTTATACCAAATGCACATTACTTCAAGAGAGGAACATATGATCTGAAAAAG ATTGTAGAATATGCAAAGAAGAAGGACTTCACTTCTATTATAGTTGTTCACACCAATCGTAGGGAACCAG ATGCTCTTTTAATCATAGGTGTACCTGATGGGCCTACTGCTCATTTCAAGCTCTCGAAACTTGTTTTGCGCAAGGATATCAAG AATCATGGAAATCCAACCGGTCACAAGCCCGAGCTTGTATTGAATAACTTCACAACACGTCTAGGGCATCGAGTTGGAAG gttGATACAGTCACTTTTCCCACAAGATCCAGAATTTAAAGGCCGGCGAGTAGTCACTTTCCACAACCAGAGAGACTTCATATTCTTCCGGCATCATCG GTATATTTTTGAAACCAAAGAAGTTAAAAAAGCAGAGTCCAAAGGTAAAAAGGACAAAGATGGCGAGAGTGAGAATGTTCCTGAACAGAAAACAATTGCCCGACTTCAG GAATGTGGTCCTCGTTTCACATTAAAATTGATTAGCCTGCAGCATGGAACATTTGACACCAAGGGTGGGGAATATGAGTGGGTTCACAAG CCGGAAATGGACACTAGCCGAAGGAGGTTCTTCCTATGA